The genomic window GGTTTTAGAAGCTTTGCTTATAGAAGGAGATATTGAGAAAGCTAAAAATATTATTAAAGAAATTATAAAAGAGTTAAGAGAAGGTAAAATTAAGAAAGAAGATCTTATAATATATACACAAATTACAAAGGATATTAAAGAATATAAAACAACTGCTCCTCATATTGAGTTAGCCAAAAGGTTAATTAGAGAGGGTAAGAAAGTCAATGTAGGAGATGTTATAGGATATATTATAGTGAAAGGAGCTAAGTCAATAAGTGAGAGAGCCAAATTACCAGAAGAGGTAGATATAAAAGATGTTGATATCAACTACTATATAGATAATCAAATATTACCACCAATATTAAGAGTTATGGAAGCTGTTGGAGTTTCTAAGAATGAATTAAAAAAAGATGGAAAACAAATCACATTAGATAGCTTTTTTAAAACATAGAAAATCTTTTTATAACAAAATCCCTACCCAAACTTGCTAAGAAAGCTCCTAATCTAGGTCCATATTTTTTCCCTAAGAGTATTTTATAAGCTGCTTGGAATGCGTCTCTTGGATTCAAACCAATTTCTTTAGCTGTTTCATAAATGAGCTCATGTATTGTTAGGGCATCAAAATTAACATTTTCCAATCTTTCAGCAAAATATCTTATCCACTCTTTTTGTTTATCTTTTAAGGTCTCAAATTCCTTTTTAGCTTCATCATCACTTATAATAATTAACTTCTCACCATATTTTAGTGCCCAATTTCTTGCCATTATCAACCTATCCTTTAACCTCTTTAAGCTAAATTCATCAATTTCATCTATATTATAGTTATTTCTCTTTAATATTTCAAAGACTTTATTCATATTTATATTATTATCTTCATAAGCCAATTGGCCAATAATAGAACAAAATCTATATGGAATAACAAATGGTTTTTTTTCAGGAATTCTTGGTGTTGAAAACTCATATATCCTTATCTTCTCCTTACCATCCTCATCTAAATCTTTATCCCTATTTTCAAAATAGAACTCTTCTAATCTATCATACTCATCAACTAAATCAGGGATTTTTTTCATGTCAAAATCAATATGTTTTGATGGCTTACTTCTTAAAATTAAAAATCTCAATATCTCTGGATGAGCTACATATGTCCAATCTTTAACAGCAAAAACTACACCTTTAGAAGAACTCATTGGAATTGCCTTATCTCCAACTTTAAGCTGAATCCATTCATAAACAACTTTCATTGGTGGATTGTAATTAAATACTTCTTTAGCTATTAAATAACCAGTATCATATGACCCCCCAGCAGCAGCATGATCTTTTCCCATAGGTTCTATGGAGACATTAAATATACTCCATCTTGCAGGCCAATCTACTCTCCATGGAAGTTTAGCTTTACCTTTATATGGTTTAACTTTTCCCTCATGACCACACTTTTCACATCTATAATAAACCTCTTCTCCCTCATAACCAATAACTTTTGTTTTTAGATTTTTGCATTTTTCACAAACAACATTAATAGGAAACCAACTATCATCTAGTGGATTGTCTCTAAATTTGTTTAATATCTCTCTAATCTTATCTCTCTTCTCTAATGCAATCCTTATTTTTTCATCATAAAGTCCTTTTTTATAGTTTTCATCAGCTTTATATACTTTTAACTCAACCCCTAAATCATCTAAACTCTCTAAATATGGATTTAAAAAGTGATCAGCATAACTTTTACAGCAACCTTCAGGGCAAGGAATTTCACTTAATGGCATCCCTACATATTCTTCAAATTCTTCAGGCAAAAATGGATATCTTTTTCTAAGAGGGTCATATGTATCAGCTATAAAAATGAGCTCAGCATCAGCTTTCTCCTTTAAAGCTTTATAAATAGCATCACCTGTTAGTGTTTCTCTTGCATTTCCTATATGTATATGCCCTGATGGAGTTATTCCAGTAGCTATAACATATTTCTCTTCCTTCCTATCTTTTAACAATTTATCAGCTATTACATCAGCCCAAAACATGTTTTTCCCTTTTAGAAAATTTTTGAGCTTATTTTATTTACGATAGATTTAATATTATTTTCGGTTAAATCTATTTATTTAAATTATTTGAATAACATAACAAAAATTTTTTACTTTATAAAATCCCTCTTTATGAGTGAAGGCATAACTGTTCTTTGATATGCATATTTACTGTTTTTCTTTTCACAATAACCAATTTCAGCTGGAGAATTCAGTTTAAAAAATATTAACTGACCAATTCTCATATTTGGATAAAGAATAACTGGCTTATCATGAGCTACAATTTCTAAAGTTATTTTTCCTCTAAATCCTGCATCAATAAACCCAGCTGTCTGATGTGATGTTAAAAATAACCTTCCTAATGAACTTCTACCTTGATAGAAAGAGGTTATATCATTTGGCAATTCAATATATTCATTTGTAGTTCCTAAAATAGCCTTTGAAACATAATCTACATTGTATTTTTCTTTAAAATATTCTATTTTTTCTTCAGTTAAATTATAATTTATTGGGCAAATCAAAATAGAGTTTTTTATTTTTATTCTTTTATAATTCAAATCATTAAATAAATCATAAACTTCATCTTCATAAACAATAAATTCATTACCTAAAGTAACATCATATGAAGCAGGCCCTAAATGTTCCCTATTAAATGGCTCTATTATTAATTTATTTTCATTAATTAATTTTAAAATGTCTTTATCACTTAAAATCATAAATTTTTCACCAATAAAAATTTAAAGAAAATAAGAAATTAAATACTGTTAAGATTTGATATATACTCTTCTGCTTTACTTGAGATTTTTAAGTTTTGATATATAATCTTCTGATTTATTAGAGGTAGTATTAATGAATTCTGATGTTTTTTTCCCTGCTTTTTCTGCTCCTGATTTAACATTATTTATATATAAATAACCAGCTATAATAGCTACCAAAACTGCTGCAGCAATAAGTATCCCAACTTCCATAGATAACTGAGCTCTATTAGACATTATTTTTTTAATTATATTCATCATATTCCTCACCACTATTACATTATATACTTTATTTTTTTATAATAATATTGTTTA from Methanocaldococcus villosus KIN24-T80 includes these protein-coding regions:
- the dcd gene encoding dCTP deaminase, whose translation is MILSDKDILKLINENKLIIEPFNREHLGPASYDVTLGNEFIVYEDEVYDLFNDLNYKRIKIKNSILICPINYNLTEEKIEYFKEKYNVDYVSKAILGTTNEYIELPNDITSFYQGRSSLGRLFLTSHQTAGFIDAGFRGKITLEIVAHDKPVILYPNMRIGQLIFFKLNSPAEIGYCEKKNSKYAYQRTVMPSLIKRDFIK
- a CDS encoding class III signal peptide-containing protein — translated: MMNIIKKIMSNRAQLSMEVGILIAAAVLVAIIAGYLYINNVKSGAEKAGKKTSEFINTTSNKSEDYISKLKNLK
- the lysS gene encoding lysine--tRNA ligase — translated: MFWADVIADKLLKDRKEEKYVIATGITPSGHIHIGNARETLTGDAIYKALKEKADAELIFIADTYDPLRKRYPFLPEEFEEYVGMPLSEIPCPEGCCKSYADHFLNPYLESLDDLGVELKVYKADENYKKGLYDEKIRIALEKRDKIREILNKFRDNPLDDSWFPINVVCEKCKNLKTKVIGYEGEEVYYRCEKCGHEGKVKPYKGKAKLPWRVDWPARWSIFNVSIEPMGKDHAAAGGSYDTGYLIAKEVFNYNPPMKVVYEWIQLKVGDKAIPMSSSKGVVFAVKDWTYVAHPEILRFLILRSKPSKHIDFDMKKIPDLVDEYDRLEEFYFENRDKDLDEDGKEKIRIYEFSTPRIPEKKPFVIPYRFCSIIGQLAYEDNNINMNKVFEILKRNNYNIDEIDEFSLKRLKDRLIMARNWALKYGEKLIIISDDEAKKEFETLKDKQKEWIRYFAERLENVNFDALTIHELIYETAKEIGLNPRDAFQAAYKILLGKKYGPRLGAFLASLGRDFVIKRFSMF